One window of the Niallia circulans genome contains the following:
- the fabL gene encoding enoyl-[acyl-carrier-protein] reductase FabL, protein MTNKVALITGSSRGIGKATAIRLAKQGYDIVINYARSKKAAQETADEITALGRKVLLVKANVGDVDKIKAMFAEVKAEFGRLDVFINNAASGVLRPIMELEESHWNWTMNINSKALLFCAQEAAKLMDKGGKIVSISSLGAIRYLENYTTVGVSKAAVEALTRYLAVELAPKNIVVNAVSGGAVDTEALTHFPNREELLQAAAEKTPAGRMVEMEDLVNTVMFLVSDDASMIRGQTIIVDGGISLLV, encoded by the coding sequence ATGACAAACAAAGTAGCATTAATTACAGGCAGCAGTAGAGGAATCGGAAAGGCAACAGCCATTCGCTTAGCCAAACAAGGCTATGATATTGTTATCAACTATGCAAGAAGCAAAAAGGCAGCGCAAGAAACTGCTGACGAGATTACGGCGCTTGGTAGAAAAGTGCTTCTAGTAAAAGCCAATGTTGGAGATGTAGACAAAATAAAGGCGATGTTTGCAGAAGTAAAAGCAGAGTTTGGTCGTTTGGATGTATTTATTAACAACGCAGCATCTGGGGTATTACGACCAATTATGGAATTGGAAGAGTCTCATTGGAATTGGACAATGAATATTAATAGTAAAGCCTTATTATTCTGTGCGCAAGAAGCAGCGAAGCTAATGGATAAAGGTGGAAAAATCGTTAGCATCAGCTCTCTAGGAGCGATTCGCTATTTAGAAAACTATACAACGGTTGGAGTGAGTAAAGCTGCTGTAGAAGCCTTAACTAGATATTTAGCGGTTGAATTAGCACCAAAAAATATTGTAGTAAATGCCGTTTCAGGTGGAGCGGTTGATACTGAGGCATTGACACATTTTCCAAACAGAGAAGAGTTGCTTCAAGCGGCAGCTGAAAAAACACCAGCAGGCAGAATGGTGGAAATGGAAGATCTCGTCAATACAGTGATGTTCTTAGTAAGCGATGATGCAAGCATGATAAGAGGACAAACGATTATTGTGGATGGCGGTATTTCGTTGTTAGTATAA
- a CDS encoding YgaB family protein — protein sequence MDVFNGLVGEQMRIMEKLLYLQGELERCEEIEEQLQILQKETELKEVQIEISNMKEELKKIQKIFELQTEKVIKVYQENELKLSSSS from the coding sequence ATGGATGTATTTAACGGTTTAGTTGGAGAGCAAATGCGAATTATGGAAAAACTGCTCTATTTACAAGGAGAATTAGAAAGATGCGAAGAGATAGAAGAACAACTACAAATTCTCCAAAAAGAAACAGAACTAAAAGAAGTGCAAATAGAAATCAGCAATATGAAGGAAGAGCTAAAGAAAATACAAAAAATCTTTGAATTACAAACAGAAAAAGTCATTAAAGTCTACCAAGAAAATGAGCTGAAACTATCATCTAGTTCATAA
- a CDS encoding nucleoside tri-diphosphate phosphatase, whose amino-acid sequence MGVPIEGEPIQIHSYKHNGHIHRIWDETTILKGTQNLIIGGNDRTIVTESDGRTWVTREPAICYFHSQQWFNVIGMLREDGIHYYCNLSSPFIYDGEALKYIDYDLDIKIFPDMTFNLLDEDEYERHRQEMKYPEVIDRILKTQVTQLIHWIRQRKGPFAPDFVDLWYERYLTYRS is encoded by the coding sequence ATGGGCGTACCTATCGAGGGTGAACCAATACAAATTCACAGTTATAAGCATAATGGGCACATCCATCGAATCTGGGACGAAACAACAATACTTAAAGGGACGCAGAACTTAATTATAGGTGGCAATGATCGTACAATTGTTACGGAATCAGATGGAAGAACGTGGGTAACACGTGAACCGGCAATCTGTTATTTTCATTCCCAACAATGGTTTAATGTCATTGGCATGCTTAGAGAAGATGGCATTCATTATTATTGCAACCTAAGCTCACCGTTTATATACGATGGAGAGGCACTTAAGTATATTGATTATGATTTGGACATCAAAATCTTTCCAGATATGACATTCAATTTACTAGATGAAGATGAGTATGAACGTCACCGCCAAGAAATGAAATATCCAGAGGTCATTGATCGTATTTTGAAGACGCAAGTAACGCAATTAATACATTGGATAAGACAAAGAAAAGGTCCCTTTGCACCAGATTTTGTTGATTTGTGGTATGAAAGATACTTAACGTACAGAAGTTAA
- a CDS encoding FUSC family protein: MTLGARVLKTGIAIVLALFLAQLLNAPTPVFAGISAIFAIQPTVYRSYLSIIDQVRGNIIGAIIAVIFVLSFGNNVFIIGLAAIIVITINLKLNLEKTITLSVVTLIAIMESPTDDFITFAIIRFSTVMLGILSASTVNLIFIPPKYENKLYNQISDLSEEITKWIRLNIRHASEHSLLKNDIDKMSERLMRIDQLYILYKEERNYFKKTTLLKTRKLVIYRQMIATLKKSFQTLKKIHRYENELLSLPEDFQNIIQQQLDCLIHHHEHVMLKFIGKVKPNVVFEEGSISLDRNILFQELMLYYKETEPSVLENEEELKQYHMMQIVSAIIEYDENVEHLDTLITSIQVHHQHEADVTIEE; encoded by the coding sequence ATGACATTAGGAGCGCGCGTTCTGAAAACAGGAATCGCCATCGTGTTAGCTTTATTTCTAGCGCAACTTTTAAATGCACCAACTCCTGTTTTCGCAGGAATTTCTGCCATTTTTGCTATACAGCCAACTGTCTATCGTTCTTATTTATCGATCATTGACCAAGTACGAGGCAATATCATTGGTGCTATTATCGCAGTCATCTTTGTATTAAGCTTTGGTAACAACGTTTTTATTATTGGACTTGCCGCCATCATTGTTATTACAATTAACTTAAAATTAAACTTAGAAAAGACAATTACTTTATCTGTGGTTACCTTGATTGCCATTATGGAATCACCTACAGATGACTTCATTACCTTTGCAATTATTCGCTTCTCGACAGTAATGCTCGGAATTCTTTCTGCTTCGACTGTCAATCTGATTTTTATACCACCTAAGTATGAAAATAAATTGTACAATCAAATTTCCGATTTAAGTGAGGAAATAACAAAATGGATCCGCCTAAACATTAGACATGCATCAGAACATAGTCTGTTAAAGAACGATATCGATAAAATGTCGGAACGTTTAATGCGCATTGATCAGTTATATATCCTGTACAAAGAAGAGCGGAATTATTTTAAAAAAACAACTTTATTAAAAACGAGAAAATTAGTCATTTACCGGCAAATGATTGCCACATTAAAGAAATCTTTTCAAACCTTGAAAAAGATTCATCGATATGAAAATGAGTTATTAAGTTTGCCGGAGGATTTTCAAAATATTATTCAACAGCAGCTTGATTGCCTTATTCACCATCATGAACATGTCATGCTTAAATTTATTGGAAAAGTAAAGCCTAATGTTGTTTTTGAAGAAGGCAGCATTTCTCTTGATCGAAACATACTTTTCCAAGAGTTAATGCTTTATTATAAAGAGACAGAACCATCCGTACTTGAAAATGAAGAAGAATTAAAGCAATATCATATGATGCAAATTGTTTCTGCCATCATTGAATATGATGAGAATGTAGAGCATCTTGATACATTAATCACTTCCATTCAAGTTCATCATCAGCATGAAGCCGATGTAACGATTGAAGAGTAA
- a CDS encoding gamma-type small acid-soluble spore protein encodes MAKKAGATQSGTNIQEVKQQNAQAGQGQQFGTEFASETNASEVRKQNQQAESRKSQNTSK; translated from the coding sequence ATGGCTAAAAAAGCTGGTGCTACACAAAGTGGAACTAACATTCAAGAAGTAAAACAACAAAACGCTCAAGCAGGCCAAGGTCAACAATTTGGTACTGAATTTGCAAGCGAAACAAACGCTTCAGAAGTAAGAAAACAAAATCAACAAGCTGAATCTAGAAAATCTCAAAACACAAGCAAATAA
- the mutY gene encoding A/G-specific adenine glycosylase, with translation MTDRQEIIKNQVDVERFREDLLNWFIEEQRELPWRQDQDPYKVWVSEIMLQQTKVDTVIPYFNRFISQFPTIEALSKAEEEKVLKAWEGLGYYSRARNLHAAVKEVHEKYGGKVPDTPKEIASLKGVGPYTAGAILSIAYGVPEPAVDGNVMRVLSRILSIWEDIAKPKTRKTFEEAVRVLISHENPSFFNQALMELGALICTPTSPSCLLCPVREHCHAFEDGTVTELPVKTKTKKQKSIQLAAVVLTDEEGRTLIHKRPNTGLLANLWEFPNMEIVQVLKSEKAQLEEKLLEDYQAKVEVGEMITRIEHVFSHLIWNINVYSGKLIELKEEKEDIRRVNADEIAPFPFPVSHQKMLKFLPEQVKKG, from the coding sequence GTGACAGATAGGCAAGAAATAATCAAAAATCAAGTGGATGTCGAGCGGTTTAGAGAAGATTTATTGAATTGGTTTATAGAGGAACAAAGGGAGCTGCCATGGAGACAAGATCAAGATCCCTATAAAGTATGGGTATCTGAAATCATGCTTCAGCAAACAAAGGTGGATACGGTTATTCCCTATTTTAACCGATTCATTTCTCAATTTCCAACCATTGAGGCGTTGTCGAAGGCTGAAGAAGAAAAAGTACTGAAGGCCTGGGAAGGATTAGGCTATTATTCAAGAGCGCGTAATTTACATGCTGCTGTTAAGGAAGTGCATGAAAAGTATGGGGGCAAAGTGCCAGATACTCCGAAAGAAATTGCGTCCTTAAAAGGGGTAGGACCGTATACAGCAGGTGCAATTTTGAGTATAGCATATGGGGTTCCAGAACCTGCTGTTGATGGCAATGTAATGAGAGTTTTATCGAGGATTCTCTCGATTTGGGAAGATATTGCAAAACCAAAAACAAGAAAGACATTTGAAGAAGCAGTACGTGTGCTGATCTCGCATGAGAATCCGTCCTTTTTCAATCAAGCACTTATGGAGCTCGGTGCCTTAATCTGTACCCCAACATCTCCTTCGTGCCTGCTTTGTCCAGTAAGAGAGCATTGTCATGCTTTTGAGGATGGGACAGTAACAGAGCTGCCTGTAAAGACAAAAACGAAGAAACAAAAGTCAATTCAGCTTGCGGCAGTCGTTTTAACAGATGAAGAGGGAAGAACATTGATTCATAAGCGCCCGAATACAGGATTGCTGGCAAATCTATGGGAGTTTCCTAATATGGAAATTGTTCAAGTGTTAAAAAGCGAGAAAGCGCAGCTTGAGGAAAAGCTGTTAGAAGACTATCAGGCTAAAGTAGAAGTTGGCGAAATGATTACTAGGATTGAACATGTTTTTTCTCATTTGATCTGGAACATCAATGTATATAGCGGAAAATTAATAGAGTTAAAAGAGGAGAAAGAAGATATCAGAAGAGTAAATGCGGATGAAATTGCACCATTCCCATTCCCTGTGTCTCATCAGAAAATGCTGAAATTTTTACCAGAGCAAGTGAAGAAAGGGTGA
- a CDS encoding ABC transporter ATP-binding protein, which translates to MDSIKRYMTFVKPYRWQIIGTIIIGIVKFAIPLLIPLLLKYVIDDIINNSALDQATKMSNLWTIMIIMTIVFIVVRPPIEYYRQYFAQWTSNKILYDIRDQLFMHLQKLSLKYYSNTRAGEVISRVINDVEQTKNFILTGLMNLWLDAVTILITIGIMFTMDVKLTFVSIILLPFYALSVSYFFGNLRKLTRERSQALAGVQSFLHERVQGISVIKSFATEDHEQKHFQKYNNTFLEKAVNHTKWNAKAFAVVNTITDISPLIVIAYSGYQVLNGDLSLGAMMAFFAYIERLYNPLRRLVNSSTTLTQSIASMDRVFDLIDEKYDIQDKPNAVPCTNVKGDITFEEVDFAYETNDPKVLDNISLHIKQGETVAFVGMSGGGKSSLISLIPRFFDVTGGRILLDGIDIRDVQARSLRDQIGMVLQENILFSESIRENIMIGKPNATEEEVIAAAKAANAHDFITQLPEGYETKVGERGVKLSGGQKQRVAIARVFLKNPPILILDEATSALDLESEQSIQESLEELAKDRTTLIVAHRLSTITHADRIILIEHGKIMEDGTHEELMKLQGHYHDLFQIQQLGN; encoded by the coding sequence GTGGACAGTATTAAGAGGTATATGACCTTTGTAAAGCCATACCGATGGCAAATCATTGGGACGATCATTATCGGCATTGTGAAATTTGCCATTCCGCTATTAATTCCATTGTTATTAAAATATGTAATTGATGATATTATTAACAATTCAGCCTTAGATCAGGCCACTAAAATGAGCAATCTGTGGACAATCATGATCATTATGACAATTGTCTTTATCGTGGTGAGACCACCGATTGAATACTATCGTCAATATTTCGCTCAATGGACTTCTAATAAAATTCTTTATGATATTAGAGATCAGCTTTTTATGCATCTGCAAAAATTAAGCCTAAAATATTATTCCAATACCCGTGCAGGGGAAGTTATTTCCCGTGTCATAAATGACGTAGAACAAACGAAAAATTTTATTTTAACGGGCTTAATGAATTTATGGCTAGATGCCGTAACGATTTTGATTACAATCGGAATCATGTTCACGATGGATGTAAAGTTAACATTTGTCTCTATTATTTTACTGCCGTTTTACGCGCTTTCCGTCAGCTACTTTTTTGGAAATTTACGTAAATTAACAAGAGAAAGATCCCAAGCTTTAGCAGGCGTACAAAGCTTTCTCCATGAAAGAGTCCAAGGGATTTCAGTTATTAAAAGCTTTGCGACAGAAGATCATGAACAAAAGCATTTCCAAAAGTATAATAATACCTTCTTGGAAAAAGCGGTCAATCATACGAAATGGAATGCGAAAGCGTTCGCTGTCGTCAATACGATTACCGATATTTCTCCATTGATTGTAATTGCCTATTCAGGCTATCAAGTATTGAATGGCGATTTATCGCTAGGAGCGATGATGGCATTTTTTGCTTATATTGAAAGATTATATAATCCATTGAGAAGATTAGTGAATTCTTCTACGACATTAACACAGTCTATCGCATCAATGGACAGGGTGTTTGATTTAATTGATGAAAAATATGATATCCAAGATAAACCAAATGCGGTTCCTTGTACAAATGTAAAAGGAGATATTACCTTTGAAGAAGTGGACTTTGCTTATGAGACAAACGATCCGAAAGTATTAGACAATATTTCCTTACATATTAAACAAGGAGAGACAGTAGCATTTGTTGGGATGAGCGGTGGCGGTAAGTCTTCCTTGATAAGTCTTATTCCAAGATTCTTTGATGTAACGGGAGGAAGAATTCTCTTAGATGGAATAGATATCAGAGATGTGCAAGCACGTTCCTTACGAGATCAAATTGGGATGGTTCTGCAAGAAAATATTCTCTTCAGTGAATCGATTAGGGAAAATATTATGATAGGAAAGCCTAATGCAACTGAAGAGGAAGTAATTGCCGCTGCTAAAGCTGCCAATGCGCATGACTTTATCACCCAGCTTCCAGAAGGGTATGAAACAAAAGTGGGCGAAAGAGGCGTGAAATTAAGCGGCGGCCAGAAGCAAAGAGTAGCAATTGCACGTGTATTCTTGAAAAACCCGCCAATCTTAATTTTGGACGAGGCTACTTCTGCTTTAGACTTGGAAAGTGAACAGTCCATTCAAGAATCATTGGAAGAACTGGCTAAAGACAGAACGACCTTGATTGTGGCCCATCGTCTATCTACGATTACTCATGCCGATCGCATCATTTTAATTGAACATGGAAAAATTATGGAAGATGGTACACATGAGGAACTAATGAAATTGCAAGGTCATTATCATGATCTATTTCAAATTCAGCAATTGGGAAATTAG